From Deinococcus aquaticus, one genomic window encodes:
- a CDS encoding DUF47 domain-containing protein — protein MVLSKFMPSNPKFSQKFAEAARNAHATATALVDLLENYTDVDAKVQKVRDLEHEGDRLTGEITNLLAESFIVPFDREDIISLNNELDDLVDDMEDAARKLSLYGIEKPLPQMAQLARVVEQQCALLAQGMPLIENKGQLGELARIAREIRALEDQGDTISDEVQRHLYDGVNDVPGMIRAMRGGEIVALIEDASDQAQRVAKTVESILLKNA, from the coding sequence ATGGTTCTATCTAAATTCATGCCCAGCAACCCCAAATTCAGCCAGAAGTTCGCTGAAGCCGCCCGCAACGCCCACGCCACCGCCACGGCGCTCGTGGACCTGCTGGAGAACTACACCGACGTGGACGCCAAGGTGCAGAAGGTCCGCGACCTGGAACACGAGGGCGACCGCCTGACCGGCGAGATCACCAACCTGCTGGCCGAATCGTTCATCGTGCCGTTCGACCGGGAAGACATCATCAGCCTGAACAACGAACTCGACGACCTCGTGGACGACATGGAAGACGCCGCGCGCAAACTCAGCCTGTACGGCATCGAGAAACCCCTGCCGCAGATGGCGCAACTGGCCCGCGTGGTCGAGCAGCAGTGCGCGCTGCTGGCCCAGGGCATGCCGCTGATCGAGAACAAGGGACAGCTGGGCGAACTGGCCCGCATCGCCCGCGAGATCCGCGCGCTCGAAGACCAGGGCGACACCATCAGCGACGAGGTCCAGCGTCACCTGTACGACGGCGTGAACGACGTGCCGGGCATGATCCGCGCCATGCGCGGCGGCGAGATCGTGGCCCTGATCGAGGACGCCAGCGATCAGGCGCAGCGGGTCGCCAAGACCGTCGAAAGCATCCTGCTGAAGAACGCCTGA
- a CDS encoding acetate--CoA ligase, with translation MDAALLSAPLVPPTAALSARPPVPPAEAQRLRDLDPQAYWLHVAQELTWDTPPTTALDGTLGDFRYFPGATGNVSVNCLDRHPPERVALRYEREDGLRETWTYGQLTDGAARFAAALEDLGVERGDRVAIYLGNVPEAFIAIHACYRIGAIYSVIFAGFSAAAVRDRLEDARPKVVVCTDATLRRGKVVPLKATLDEALTGLPPAQVIVARRVNADHPLRAGELDFHALLDATTRRADPVMLEANEPGFIIYTSGTTSKPKGLVHAGLGFLTGAYANVKWALNLHGQDTYWCTADVGWLTFPIFALVGGLAHGATHVIYEGSIDTPTPARPYELIAAYGVTKVFTAPTALRMLRRAGDDALRGHDLSRLQLIGLVGEPLDPETWHWAHDTLGAGNVFINNTYGQTETGTAWAASMVGLTPTRPGACGHPLPGYRARIVRDDGHEAAPGELGALTLTEPFPCLARTVWGDHDRYRATYLSDHPGAYAASDAALIDHDGQLWVTGRLDDVMNVAGHRIGTMEMEAALITHPAVSEAAVVAMPDDVKGSVPVAFVVPRGDAQGSPELQRELAEAVVRGVGAIARPTRVIVTPTVPRTRSGKIMRRVLRDLLITGQAGGDLSSLENPDAIDTVRALLEGAVGPRP, from the coding sequence ATGGACGCTGCCCTGCTGTCTGCCCCGCTCGTGCCGCCCACCGCCGCCCTGAGTGCCCGCCCGCCCGTCCCGCCCGCCGAGGCGCAGCGCCTGCGCGACCTGGACCCGCAGGCGTACTGGCTGCACGTGGCGCAGGAACTCACCTGGGACACGCCGCCCACCACGGCGCTGGACGGCACGCTGGGCGATTTCCGGTACTTTCCCGGCGCGACCGGGAACGTCAGCGTGAACTGCCTGGACCGTCACCCGCCAGAGCGCGTGGCCCTGCGCTACGAGCGGGAGGACGGCCTGCGGGAAACCTGGACGTACGGCCAACTGACGGACGGGGCGGCCCGCTTTGCCGCCGCCCTTGAGGACCTGGGCGTGGAGCGCGGGGACCGCGTGGCCATCTACCTGGGGAACGTGCCTGAGGCGTTCATCGCCATTCACGCCTGCTACCGCATCGGGGCGATCTACTCGGTGATCTTCGCGGGCTTCAGTGCCGCCGCCGTGCGCGACCGCCTGGAGGACGCCCGCCCGAAGGTGGTGGTCTGCACGGACGCCACGCTGCGGCGCGGGAAGGTCGTGCCGCTGAAGGCCACGCTGGACGAGGCCCTGACCGGCCTGCCGCCCGCACAGGTGATCGTGGCCCGCCGCGTGAATGCCGATCACCCCCTGCGCGCCGGTGAACTGGACTTTCACGCGCTGCTGGACGCCACCACGCGCCGCGCCGACCCGGTCATGCTGGAGGCGAACGAGCCGGGGTTCATCATCTACACCAGTGGCACGACCAGCAAACCCAAGGGCCTGGTGCACGCCGGGCTGGGCTTCCTGACCGGCGCGTACGCGAACGTGAAGTGGGCCCTGAACCTGCATGGGCAGGACACGTACTGGTGCACCGCCGACGTGGGCTGGCTGACCTTCCCGATCTTCGCGCTGGTGGGAGGGCTGGCGCACGGGGCGACGCACGTGATCTACGAGGGCAGCATCGACACGCCCACACCGGCCCGGCCGTACGAACTGATCGCCGCTTACGGCGTCACGAAGGTCTTCACGGCCCCCACCGCACTGCGAATGCTGCGCCGCGCCGGGGACGACGCCCTGCGCGGCCACGACCTGAGCCGCCTGCAGCTGATCGGGCTGGTCGGGGAACCCCTGGACCCGGAAACGTGGCACTGGGCGCACGACACGCTGGGAGCCGGGAACGTGTTCATCAACAACACGTACGGGCAGACCGAGACCGGCACCGCCTGGGCCGCCAGCATGGTCGGCCTGACCCCCACCCGGCCCGGCGCGTGCGGGCACCCGCTGCCCGGCTACCGCGCCCGGATCGTGCGGGACGACGGCCATGAGGCCGCGCCGGGCGAACTGGGCGCCCTGACCCTGACCGAGCCGTTCCCGTGCCTCGCGCGGACCGTGTGGGGCGACCACGACCGCTACCGCGCCACGTACCTGAGCGACCACCCGGGCGCGTACGCCGCCAGCGACGCCGCCCTGATCGACCACGACGGGCAACTGTGGGTGACGGGCCGCCTGGATGACGTGATGAACGTCGCCGGGCACCGCATCGGCACCATGGAGATGGAAGCGGCGCTGATCACGCACCCGGCCGTGTCCGAGGCGGCCGTGGTCGCCATGCCCGACGACGTGAAAGGCTCGGTGCCCGTCGCGTTCGTCGTGCCGCGCGGCGACGCGCAGGGCAGCCCTGAACTGCAACGCGAACTGGCCGAGGCGGTCGTGAGGGGCGTGGGAGCCATCGCGCGGCCCACCCGCGTGATCGTCACGCCCACCGTGCCCCGCACCCGCAGCGGCAAGATCATGCGCCGCGTCCTGCGCGACCTGCTGATCACCGGTCAGGCGGGCGGCGACCTGAGCAGCCTGGAAAATCCCGACGCCATCGACACCGTGCGGGCGCTGCTGGAGGGGGCTGTGGGGCCTAGGCCGTAG
- a CDS encoding cobalamin-binding protein gives MTRSEPATAPGLPSGPARIVSLLPSATDLLFDLGLGGRVVGVSHSCDHPQARGLPVLTRSIVDSAAPQAEIDRAVSDAVREGRALYQVDGPLLDALNPDLVVTQGVCEVCAVTPGTIEAAVRYLPGCLPAANVLSLEGRDLSGILDDLRALGMAAGVPERAGALAAQAQTRWDAVPPATHAPRVLTLEWTDPPFYGGHWVPGQVERAGGVNVLGAAGTDSGRASWGQIETLRPDVTVVMCCGYGLGDNVAFARALDPQQPLGQVWAVDANALFSRPALGVVRGAEVLAALLRGEATPGQSERIPR, from the coding sequence ATGACCCGTTCCGAGCCCGCCACAGCGCCCGGCCTGCCGTCCGGTCCCGCCCGGATCGTGAGCCTGCTGCCCAGCGCCACCGACCTGCTGTTCGACCTGGGTCTGGGCGGGCGGGTGGTGGGCGTCAGTCACTCCTGCGACCACCCGCAGGCGCGGGGACTGCCGGTCCTCACGCGGTCCATCGTGGACAGCGCCGCCCCGCAGGCAGAGATCGACCGGGCCGTCAGTGACGCCGTGCGCGAGGGCCGCGCGCTGTATCAGGTGGACGGACCGCTGCTGGACGCTCTGAACCCGGATCTGGTGGTCACTCAGGGCGTGTGCGAGGTCTGCGCCGTCACGCCCGGCACCATCGAGGCGGCCGTGCGGTACCTGCCGGGCTGCCTGCCCGCCGCGAACGTCCTGAGCCTGGAGGGCCGCGACCTGAGCGGCATTCTGGACGACCTGCGGGCGCTCGGGATGGCGGCTGGCGTGCCGGAACGCGCCGGGGCGCTGGCCGCGCAGGCCCAGACCCGCTGGGACGCCGTGCCGCCCGCCACGCACGCGCCGCGCGTCCTGACGCTGGAATGGACGGACCCGCCCTTCTACGGCGGTCACTGGGTGCCCGGGCAGGTCGAGCGGGCCGGCGGCGTGAACGTGCTGGGCGCGGCTGGCACCGACTCGGGCCGCGCCAGCTGGGGGCAGATCGAGACTCTGCGGCCCGACGTGACGGTCGTCATGTGCTGCGGGTACGGCCTGGGCGACAACGTCGCGTTCGCCCGGGCCCTGGACCCGCAGCAGCCGCTGGGGCAGGTGTGGGCCGTGGACGCGAACGCCCTGTTCAGCCGCCCCGCGCTGGGCGTGGTGCGCGGCGCCGAGGTCCTGGCGGCCCTGCTACGTGGCGAGGCCACCCCCGGCCAGAGCGAACGCATCCCACGCTGA
- the sufB gene encoding Fe-S cluster assembly protein SufB, which yields MTINPEVNEINKEYEYGWSNPERYAVKAPKGLRRDVVEMISKAKDEPQWMLDFRLKALDIFYSKPMPTWGADLSGLNLDEIYYYIKPEGANARSWDDVPDDVKQTFERLGIPEAERAALAGVGAQYESEMVYHNLKEEWEKLGVVFLSIEDGLKEYPDLFREHFATIVPPEDNKFAAINSAVWSGGSFVYVPKGVKVDIPLQTYFRINAESSGQFERTLIIIDEGAQAHYIEGCTAPAYSSDSFHSGVIEIVVKEGARFRYSTIQNWSHNVYNLVTQRAAVYGNGVMEWVDGNLGSKVTMKYPACYLLEEGARGEVLSIAMAGRGQHQDAGAKIVHFAPNTSGTIVSKSISKDSGRSSYRGLVKIYEGAKGSQTNVECDALLLDDEARTDTYPYIEIEEKDARVGHEATVSKINDEQILYLQSRGLSEDEAAGLIVRGFIEPIAKELPLEYAVELNRLIELEMEGSVG from the coding sequence ATGACCATTAATCCCGAAGTCAACGAGATCAACAAAGAGTACGAGTACGGCTGGAGCAACCCCGAACGCTACGCCGTGAAGGCCCCCAAGGGCCTGCGCCGCGACGTGGTCGAGATGATCAGCAAGGCCAAGGACGAACCCCAGTGGATGCTGGACTTCCGCCTGAAGGCGCTGGACATCTTCTACAGCAAGCCCATGCCCACCTGGGGCGCGGACCTGAGCGGCCTGAACCTCGACGAGATCTACTACTACATCAAGCCCGAGGGCGCGAACGCCCGCAGCTGGGATGACGTGCCGGACGACGTGAAGCAGACCTTCGAGCGTCTGGGCATCCCCGAAGCCGAGCGCGCCGCGCTGGCCGGTGTGGGCGCACAGTACGAGTCCGAGATGGTCTACCACAACCTGAAAGAGGAGTGGGAGAAGCTGGGCGTGGTGTTCCTGAGCATCGAGGACGGCCTGAAAGAGTACCCGGACCTGTTCCGCGAGCACTTCGCCACCATCGTGCCCCCCGAGGACAACAAGTTTGCGGCCATCAACTCCGCCGTGTGGTCGGGCGGCTCGTTCGTGTACGTGCCCAAGGGCGTCAAGGTGGACATCCCCCTCCAGACGTACTTCCGCATCAACGCCGAGAGCAGCGGCCAGTTCGAGCGCACCCTGATCATCATCGACGAGGGCGCGCAGGCCCACTACATTGAGGGCTGCACCGCCCCCGCGTACTCCAGCGACTCCTTCCACTCCGGCGTGATCGAGATCGTCGTGAAGGAAGGCGCGCGCTTCCGGTACAGCACCATCCAGAACTGGAGCCACAACGTCTACAACCTCGTGACCCAGCGCGCCGCCGTGTACGGCAACGGCGTGATGGAATGGGTGGACGGCAACCTGGGTAGCAAGGTCACCATGAAGTACCCCGCCTGCTACCTCCTCGAAGAAGGCGCGCGCGGTGAGGTGCTGAGCATCGCCATGGCCGGCCGCGGCCAGCACCAGGACGCCGGCGCGAAGATCGTGCACTTCGCCCCGAACACCAGCGGCACCATCGTGTCCAAGAGCATCAGCAAGGACAGCGGCCGCAGCTCCTACCGTGGCCTCGTCAAGATCTACGAGGGTGCCAAGGGCAGCCAGACGAACGTGGAATGCGACGCCCTGCTCCTCGACGACGAGGCTCGCACCGACACGTACCCGTACATCGAGATCGAAGAGAAAGACGCCCGCGTCGGCCACGAAGCCACGGTGTCCAAGATCAACGACGAGCAGATCCTGTACCTCCAGAGCCGCGGCCTGAGCGAAGACGAGGCGGCCGGCCTGATCGTGCGCGGCTTCATCGAACCCATCGCGAAAGAACTCCCGCTGGAGTACGCCGTGGAACTGAACCGCCTGATCGAACTGGAAATGGAAGGCAGCGTCGGTTGA
- a CDS encoding type III pantothenate kinase, producing the protein MPAFPLLAVDIGNTSTVIGLADESLNLTHTWRVRTNRDVLPDDLALQLHGLFTLAGASAPRSAVLSSVAPPVGENYGLALRRHFMVEAFSVSATNLPDVNVELDQPDAVGADRLCNLFGAERYMSTHEYAVVVDFGTSTNFDVIGRGRRFLGGVLATGAQVSADALFSRAAKLPRITLQAPQTAIGRNTTHALQSGLVFGYAEMVDGLLRRIRAELPGPAVAIATGGFARTIEGICREIDHYDETLTLRGLVELWASR; encoded by the coding sequence GTGCCCGCCTTTCCCCTTCTGGCCGTGGATATCGGCAACACCAGCACCGTCATCGGCCTCGCGGACGAGAGCCTGAACCTCACGCACACGTGGCGCGTACGCACCAACCGCGACGTGCTGCCCGACGACCTCGCGCTGCAACTGCACGGGCTGTTCACGCTGGCCGGGGCCAGTGCACCCCGCTCGGCCGTGCTGAGCAGCGTCGCGCCGCCCGTCGGTGAGAACTACGGGCTGGCGCTGCGCCGGCACTTCATGGTCGAGGCGTTCAGTGTCAGCGCCACCAACCTGCCGGACGTGAACGTGGAACTCGACCAGCCCGACGCGGTCGGCGCGGACCGCCTGTGCAACCTGTTCGGCGCGGAACGCTACATGAGCACCCACGAGTACGCCGTGGTCGTAGATTTCGGGACCAGCACCAACTTCGACGTGATCGGCCGGGGCCGCCGCTTCCTGGGCGGCGTGCTCGCCACGGGCGCGCAGGTCAGCGCCGACGCGCTGTTCAGCCGCGCCGCGAAACTGCCGCGCATCACGTTGCAGGCCCCGCAGACCGCCATCGGGCGCAACACCACGCACGCCCTGCAATCGGGGCTGGTCTTCGGGTACGCCGAGATGGTGGACGGCCTGCTGCGCCGCATCCGCGCGGAACTGCCGGGCCCGGCGGTTGCCATCGCCACCGGCGGCTTCGCCCGCACCATCGAGGGCATCTGCCGCGAGATCGACCATTACGACGAGACCCTGACCCTGCGCGGCCTCGTGGAACTCTGGGCCAGCCGCTGA
- a CDS encoding MotA/TolQ/ExbB proton channel family protein yields MNVIDLLRAAGPLLWVLLALSVYVVYLSAARAQALSRLGADARTLIERARAVTAESGPAAALAEVDRAAHPSPAAQVLRAGLARADRGAEAAQAAMQSALLTEDARLYAGLGALGTAAQIGPLLGLLGTVIGMVRSFLVFSQTTNPTPAQLGTGISEALVNTAAGLAVAIIAYVCRNALRLKADRLALQAEQVREDLPGWLTRPVPAARPAVPAAPLPDVALSFGGTP; encoded by the coding sequence ATGAACGTCATTGATCTCCTCCGCGCCGCCGGACCCCTGCTGTGGGTCCTGCTGGCCCTGTCCGTGTACGTCGTGTACCTGAGTGCCGCCCGCGCCCAGGCACTCTCCCGCCTGGGCGCGGACGCCCGCACCCTGATCGAACGCGCCCGCGCCGTCACCGCCGAGAGCGGCCCGGCCGCCGCGCTGGCCGAGGTGGACCGCGCCGCCCACCCCAGCCCGGCCGCGCAGGTCCTGCGGGCCGGACTGGCCCGCGCCGACCGCGGCGCTGAGGCCGCGCAGGCCGCCATGCAGTCCGCGCTGCTGACCGAGGACGCCCGCCTGTACGCCGGCCTGGGCGCACTGGGCACCGCCGCGCAGATCGGCCCGCTGCTGGGCCTGCTGGGCACCGTGATCGGCATGGTGCGGTCGTTCCTGGTGTTCAGTCAGACGACCAACCCCACGCCCGCGCAGCTGGGCACTGGGATCAGCGAGGCGCTGGTCAACACGGCGGCCGGGCTGGCCGTGGCGATCATCGCGTACGTGTGCCGCAACGCCCTGCGTCTGAAAGCCGACCGGCTGGCCCTGCAGGCCGAACAGGTGCGCGAGGACCTGCCGGGCTGGCTGACCCGCCCCGTGCCGGCGGCCCGCCCGGCCGTGCCGGCTGCGCCCCTGCCGGACGTCGCGCTGAGCTTCGGCGGAACGCCGTGA
- a CDS encoding ExbD/TolR family protein: MSAARRRFREDTDTVTFDFAPMVDIVLLLLIFFFLTSNLGARHNALPLDLPRASSTVQETPDLPIVSVSRTGQVFLNGQETTLTRLRGALEPLAKASGGVVGLRADERGNYGTVVRVMDEIKQAGGSRLALGTQPGGAAGEGAP; the protein is encoded by the coding sequence GTGAGCGCCGCCCGCCGCCGCTTCCGGGAGGACACGGACACCGTGACCTTCGACTTCGCGCCCATGGTGGACATCGTGCTGCTGCTGCTGATCTTCTTCTTCCTGACCAGCAACCTGGGCGCCCGGCACAACGCCCTGCCGCTGGACCTGCCGCGCGCCAGCAGCACCGTGCAGGAAACCCCGGACCTGCCCATCGTGAGCGTCAGCCGCACCGGGCAGGTGTTCCTGAACGGCCAGGAAACCACCCTGACCCGCCTGCGCGGCGCGCTGGAGCCCCTGGCGAAAGCCTCGGGCGGAGTGGTGGGCCTGCGCGCCGACGAACGCGGCAATTACGGCACGGTCGTGCGGGTCATGGACGAGATCAAGCAGGCCGGAGGCTCCCGCCTGGCGCTCGGCACCCAGCCCGGCGGCGCGGCGGGGGAGGGCGCGCCGTGA
- the sufC gene encoding Fe-S cluster assembly ATPase SufC has protein sequence MTHQLEIRNLHATVGDTEILKGINLIVPRGELHAIMGPNGNGKSTLAKVIVGDPEYTVTQGEVLVDGVNILEMEPDERARLGVFLAFQYPVEIPGVTIANFLRLAMQARKEEGEEVSFTEFYGKLQSALKTLEWDESIVERYLNAGFSGGEKKRNEILQMLMLEPNYIIMDETDSGLDVDALKIVSKGVNSMRGPNLGGLIITHYQRLLDYIVPDKVHIILDGKVVQTGGPELAKKMDTEGYDWVKELATA, from the coding sequence ATGACCCACCAGCTCGAAATCCGCAACCTGCACGCCACCGTCGGCGACACCGAAATTCTCAAGGGCATCAACCTGATCGTCCCCCGCGGCGAACTGCACGCCATCATGGGGCCGAACGGCAACGGCAAGAGCACCCTCGCCAAGGTCATCGTCGGCGACCCCGAATACACCGTCACGCAGGGCGAAGTCCTCGTGGACGGCGTGAACATCCTGGAAATGGAACCCGACGAACGCGCCCGCCTCGGCGTGTTCCTGGCCTTCCAGTACCCCGTCGAGATCCCTGGCGTCACCATCGCCAACTTCCTGCGCCTCGCCATGCAGGCCCGCAAGGAAGAAGGCGAAGAGGTCAGCTTCACCGAGTTCTACGGCAAGCTCCAGAGCGCCCTCAAGACCCTGGAATGGGACGAGAGCATCGTCGAACGCTACCTGAACGCCGGCTTCTCGGGCGGCGAGAAGAAACGCAACGAGATCCTCCAGATGCTGATGCTGGAACCCAACTACATCATCATGGACGAAACCGACAGCGGCCTCGACGTCGACGCCCTGAAGATCGTCTCCAAGGGCGTGAACTCCATGCGCGGCCCGAACCTCGGCGGCCTGATCATCACCCACTACCAGCGCCTGCTGGACTACATCGTCCCTGACAAGGTCCACATCATCCTCGACGGCAAGGTCGTGCAGACCGGCGGCCCCGAACTCGCCAAGAAGATGGACACCGAAGGCTACGACTGGGTCAAGGAACTCGCCACGGCATGA
- a CDS encoding inorganic phosphate transporter produces the protein MDPLLIGFLLIIFLALAFDFINGFHDTANAIATSVATKVLTPAQAITMAAVLNVVGALAGTAVAKTIATSIVPQEYATLQLTGAALLSAIAWNLFTWWKGLPSSSSHALIFSLVGAGVAAGGWGIIIPKGVQKTVTGLFTSPLLGFIVPILLMTLLSWLVLRHMRPRTVTGTFRWLQIGSAAFMAFSHGGNDAQKAMGIMTFALSAYLGTQVEQVPLWIILSAATAMGLGTSIGGWRIIKTMGFKVVDLKPVDGFVAEASAAAIISGATALGIPVSTTHTISTSIMGVGTTKGFRKVKWQVAGRIMQAWVFTIPVCIALGWLFHKALLLLG, from the coding sequence ATGGATCCCCTGCTGATCGGCTTTCTTCTGATTATTTTCCTGGCGCTGGCCTTTGATTTCATCAACGGCTTTCACGACACCGCCAACGCCATCGCCACATCGGTCGCCACGAAAGTCCTGACGCCCGCGCAGGCCATCACCATGGCCGCCGTCCTGAACGTGGTGGGCGCGCTGGCCGGCACAGCCGTCGCCAAGACCATCGCCACGTCCATCGTGCCGCAGGAGTACGCGACCCTGCAACTGACCGGCGCGGCCCTGCTGAGCGCCATCGCCTGGAACCTGTTCACCTGGTGGAAGGGCCTGCCCAGCAGCAGCAGCCACGCGCTGATCTTCTCGCTGGTCGGGGCCGGGGTCGCTGCCGGCGGGTGGGGCATCATCATTCCCAAGGGCGTGCAGAAAACCGTGACCGGACTGTTCACCAGCCCGCTCCTGGGCTTCATCGTGCCGATCCTGCTGATGACGCTGCTGTCCTGGCTGGTGCTGCGGCACATGCGGCCCCGCACGGTGACTGGCACGTTCCGCTGGTTGCAGATCGGCTCGGCGGCCTTCATGGCCTTCAGTCACGGCGGGAACGACGCGCAGAAGGCCATGGGCATCATGACCTTCGCCCTGAGCGCCTACCTGGGCACGCAGGTCGAGCAGGTGCCGCTGTGGATCATCCTGTCGGCCGCCACCGCCATGGGCCTGGGCACCAGCATCGGCGGCTGGCGGATCATCAAGACCATGGGCTTCAAGGTCGTGGACCTCAAACCCGTGGACGGCTTCGTGGCCGAGGCCAGCGCCGCCGCCATCATCTCCGGCGCGACCGCGCTGGGCATCCCGGTCAGCACCACGCACACCATCAGCACCAGCATCATGGGCGTGGGCACCACCAAAGGCTTCCGGAAGGTCAAGTGGCAGGTCGCCGGGCGCATCATGCAGGCGTGGGTGTTCACGATTCCCGTGTGCATCGCGCTGGGCTGGCTGTTCCACAAGGCGCTGCTGCTGCTGGGCTAA
- the sufD gene encoding Fe-S cluster assembly protein SufD: MTTFNDQLAQVQGPEWLSAKRRESLELFTTLDVPQESVEAWKYTRVDVDFDALRPHGKRDVVSDVSALPQSVQDRLTGTDVGAFLVLDGPDVVYRTELPAELTAKGVIFTDLKSAVEQYADKVQQYLYSVVPAEVPDDTTIAAPGTTPSKSPDPSEGKFSALAAALWTNGAFVYVPRGVEVELPLGSFRVMSDAGTYTATRTLVVAEENAQVTFIDEQDSEALPGTYAIGAVELVVKDAARVRYVSIQNWGEGVTHIQRQRGDVGRDATLNSLVVTMGGTLSRTEMQSYLRGQGSNSEMLALYFANKDQHFDHYTLQHHAAPNAYSDLLYKGVNNDSSVGVFSGMIKVDLGAQKTDAYQKHRTLMLSSDARNFSVPQLEINANDVRCSHGSTTSPVDQEALFFLRSRGIAREVAEKMLVTAFLEDVLGRVPLKSVVKYIEGIIARKVGAA, encoded by the coding sequence ATGACGACATTCAATGATCAACTGGCGCAGGTGCAGGGGCCGGAGTGGCTGAGCGCGAAGCGCAGGGAAAGCCTGGAGCTGTTCACGACGCTGGACGTGCCGCAGGAGAGCGTGGAGGCGTGGAAGTACACGCGCGTGGACGTGGATTTCGACGCGTTGCGCCCTCACGGGAAGCGGGATGTGGTGTCGGACGTGTCGGCGTTGCCGCAGAGCGTGCAGGACCGCCTGACCGGCACGGACGTGGGTGCGTTCCTGGTGCTGGACGGGCCGGACGTGGTGTACCGTACGGAACTTCCGGCGGAACTGACGGCGAAGGGCGTGATTTTCACGGACCTGAAGTCGGCCGTGGAGCAGTACGCAGATAAAGTGCAGCAGTACCTGTACAGCGTGGTGCCGGCGGAAGTGCCGGACGATACGACGATTGCTGCGCCGGGCACGACTCCCAGCAAGAGCCCGGATCCCAGCGAAGGGAAGTTCTCGGCGCTGGCGGCGGCCCTGTGGACGAACGGTGCGTTCGTGTACGTGCCGCGCGGCGTGGAGGTCGAGTTGCCCCTGGGTTCGTTCCGCGTGATGAGTGACGCCGGGACGTACACCGCGACCCGCACGCTGGTCGTGGCCGAGGAGAACGCGCAGGTGACGTTCATCGACGAGCAGGACAGCGAGGCGCTGCCCGGCACGTACGCGATCGGCGCGGTGGAACTGGTCGTGAAGGACGCCGCGCGCGTGCGCTACGTCAGCATTCAGAACTGGGGCGAGGGCGTCACGCACATTCAGCGGCAGCGTGGGGACGTGGGCCGCGACGCGACCCTGAACTCCCTGGTCGTCACGATGGGCGGCACCCTGAGCCGCACGGAGATGCAGTCCTACCTGCGTGGGCAGGGGTCTAACAGCGAGATGCTGGCCCTGTACTTCGCGAACAAGGATCAGCACTTCGATCACTACACCCTGCAGCATCACGCCGCACCGAACGCGTACAGCGACCTGCTGTACAAGGGCGTGAACAACGATTCTTCCGTCGGCGTGTTCAGCGGCATGATCAAGGTGGACCTGGGCGCGCAGAAGACCGACGCGTACCAGAAGCACCGCACCCTGATGCTGTCCAGCGACGCGCGGAACTTCAGCGTGCCGCAGCTGGAAATCAACGCGAACGACGTGCGTTGCAGCCACGGCAGCACCACCAGCCCCGTGGATCAGGAGGCGCTGTTCTTCCTGCGTTCGCGCGGCATTGCCCGCGAGGTGGCCGAGAAGATGCTGGTCACCGCGTTCCTGGAGGACGTGCTGGGCCGCGTGCCCCTGAAAAGCGTCGTGAAGTACATCGAGGGCATCATTGCCCGGAAGGTCGGCGCGGCTTAA